The Desulfovibrio sp. DNA window ACGGTACTGGTGGGCTTTACGGGCTATCTCTATTCCATTGTGGTCATCGCACTTATCGTGGGCAGGGCCCACCGCATACCGCGAGCCAGTGCTTCACCAATCAAAAAACCGGGGCCGCTGTTGGGGCATCCGCCAGTGCCGGGTCAGGCTGCGCCGCAACCGGGGCAGGCTGTGCCGCACCCCGTACAGGCTGCACAAACAATTCAGCCCCAAGCCGAATCCCCCAGGCACGAAGACTAGCCCACTCCCCCTGCTTTCTGCCGCGCGGGCTACCGAGCAGCCGTCCGCTGCCAATCAGGCCTTGCGCTTGAACATCCACACGGCAACCCCCACGGCCACCATGCTGATGCAGGCGATCTTGCCGAGGTTTACGGCTGCCGCCGCCACGGTAATATCCTTGAGAAACACGCCCTGAACAATAGCGGTAAAGTGCCGCATGGGATTGAGCTGGCTGGCATACTGCAAAAAGGGCGGCATGTTGATGACCGGCGTAACCGCGCCGGAAATAAGAATGCACGGCACGCCCACCGTAAAAGCCCCCAGAAAGGCCTGCTGCTGCGTCGCGGAAAGTGAAGACACCATGAGCCCGATACCGCCCGAGGCCATGGCAAAAACCAGCATGGCCACATACAGCAGCACCAGCGAACCGGTAAAAGGCACGCCAAAGCCAAAAACAGATATGAGCAGAAAGATGGTTCCGTGCACCAGCCCCACCAGGCAGCCCGGTATGAGTTTGGCCAGGGCAATCTCTGTGGGCGTGGCAGGCGAAACCAGCAGCTGGTCAAACGTACCCACCTCGCGCTCGCGCGCCACGGAAAGCCCCGTTACCACCAGCCCAAGCATAAAGCTCAGCATGCCAATAAGGTTGGGCAAAAAGAACCACTGAAATTCCAGGTTGGGGTTAAACCAGCAGCGCACGCGCACATCCAGCCGGGGTGCGCTGGCGGCAGCCCCCAGAGCCGCCTGCCCCATGACCGTTGATTCACCAATGCCGCGCACGATGGTTTCAAGATAATACGAGGCAATCTGCGCCGCGTTGGAGCGCCTGCCGTCAAGAATGACCTGCATCTGCGCGGGCGTGCCCGCATCAATGCGACGAGAGAATTCTTCGTCAAAAACCACCACAAACAGGGCCTGCTGCCTCTCGATGGTGGGCCGAATATCCGCCTCGCCGTTCAGAAAAGTAACGCTGCGAAAGGTGTGCGAACCCTGCAGCCTGCGCACTACCTCGCGGCTCCAGTTGCCGCTGTCGTGATTGAGCACGGCCACATCCACATTGCGCACCTCCATGGTGGCCGCCCAGCCAAAAATAACTATCTGCATGAGCGGCGGCACAATGATGAGCATGCGCGAAACCTTGTTGCACAGCAAAACCAGCAGTTCCTTGCGCACAATGGTGGCCATGCGCCGCAGGTTGAGCCGGGGCAGGGTTAACCTTGCCATTACGCATCCAGCCTTTTGACAAGGTTACGGTACACAAGCCCCAACAGCACCGAGGCCAGCAGTCCCATAAAGAGCAGGCTTGGGCCAAACACCGCCCACACGTCGCCGGTCAGAAATATGGTGCGCAGACAGGTATTGAAATAGCTGGCGGGCAAAAGCCGGGTAAGAGCCTGAAGCACCGGCGGCATGCTGTTGATGTCAAACACAAAGCCAGAGAGCAGCAAGGCTGGCAAAAATCCGGAAAACAGACCGGCCTCCGCCGCCACCAGCTGCCCGCGCAGGGTTACGGAAATAAGCAGCCCCTGACCCAGCGCGCTCAGCATGAAGACAGAAGACAAAAGCACAAGCACCCACAGCGAACCGCGAAATGGCACGGCAAAAAGGGTTACCGCCGCCACGGCGCACAGGGCCATGCTGAACATGCCCATGCAGAAATACGGAATCAGCTTGCCCAGCAGCAGCTGCATGCGGCTTACCGGTGTGGCAAACATGGCCTCCATGGTTCCGCGCTCCCATTCGCGGGCAAATACCAGCGAGGTAAGCAGGGTGCCGATAAGGGTCATGATGACCGTGATGGCGCCGGGCACAAGAAACTGCACGCTCTTGGCCGCCGGGTTGTACCAGAAGCGCGGCTGGATATTGATGGGCAAGGCTGCGGCATTGCCACCGGGCAGGGCCGTGCGCTGCCACGACATTATCAGTCCCTGGCTGTAATTCTGGATATACTGGGCGGTGTTGGGTTCCGATCCGTCCACCAGAATCTGCACAGATCCAGCACTGCCGCGCGCCAACTGCTCGTCAAAATCCTGCTGGATCACCAGAATGCCCTGTACCGCAGAATCGCGCATCATGCGCCCGGCTTCGGCCATGGTACCTACTGGCCGCGTGGCAAACCAGGGGGAATGGGCAAAATCAGCTGCAAGACTCAGGGAGTGCCGCCCGCCGCTCTGGTCCAGCACGGCCAGCCGCAGCACGCCCGCATCAAGCGTAATGCCGTAGCCAAAGAGCAGCAGAAAAATAAAGGGCAAAACCCCGGCCACAAGATAGGACGAGGGATCGCGCACAATCTGCTGAAATTCTTTGCCTACCAGGGCAAAAAGCTGTCGTATCCAGATACTGCGTTGCATGGTTGCTGCCGGTTGAATGTTGCAAAGCTGAAAATATGCGTGCCGTCCAGCTGTTGGCCCTTGTTGGCCGCCTACTGCGGATGCTCCCTGTCGTATTTTTCAATGCTGGCGATAAAAGCTTCTTCCAAGGTGGGATCTTCCACTTCTGTGCACGAGGCCTTGAGCTCGTCGGGCGTGCCCATGCTGATCATGGCCCCCCGATAGATCAACGCAATGCGGTCGCAGTATTCGGCCTCTTCCATAAAATGGGTGGTCACCAGCACGGCCGCCCCGGCGGTGGTCATGGCCGAAATATGCTTCCAGAAATCCCGGCGGGTACGCGCGTCCACGCCCGAGGTGGGTTCGTCAAGAAACAGCACGGGCGGTTCGTGCAGGGTGGCGCACAAGAGGGCCAGCCGCTGCTTTTGCCCCAGGGGCAGCGAACCCGTGCGGCTGCGCAGGTAGGGCTGCAATTCCAGGGCCTCGGCCAGACCGGGCAGCAGCACGTCGCGGCGCTCCCTGCTCAGACCGTACAGTTCGGCAAAAATGGTAATATTCTCGCGCACGGGAATATCCGGGTACAGCGAAAACTTCTGTGCCATGTATCCAAGACGCGAACGGGCCTCGCTGCCCGCCCGCAAAAGATCCACGCCGTCCACTGCGCAAGTGCCCGCGGTAGGCCGCGAAAGCCCGCACAGCATGCGGAAGGTGGTGGATTTGCCCGCGCCGTTGGGGCCGAGGAGGCCAAAAATTTCGCCAGGCCGCACGTCAAATGAAATATCGCGTGCCGCCACAAAGGCCCCAAACTGTTTGGTGAGGTTGCGGGCCGAAATGGAGTACACGGGGCTGGATGTAGTGGAAGAGGAAACGGAAGAGGTCGGTGCTGCAGAAGCCGCTTGCGCCGCCGTGGCATTGTCCCCAGCCCCGCCGTTGTGGGCCACATGCAGCTTGCCGTAAGGCGAGGGACTCTGGTTTATGCCGCCCACGGCGCTCATGTAGGCGTCCTCCAGCCGGGGGGCCACTTGCTCACCGCCCTTTTCCAGAACCCCGCGGCGCAGGGATTCGGGGGCATCTGCCGCCAGTACCAGCCGTATACGGCTGCCCTGAATGAGTGCGTCCTCTATGCCGGGGCGCATGGTCCAGAGGGCCAGCTCTTTTTTATGCGTACCCGCATCGGCCCGCAGCAGAAAAACGCGCCCTTCGGCCCCCGCGGTAAGTTCCTGCGGCGGCCCTTCAAACAGCACCCGTCCATTGTCCAGCATTATCACGCCGGGGCAGCGTTCGGCCTCGTCCAGATAGGCGGTGGACCACACAACGGTCATGCCGTCCTGACTCAGATCCTGCACCATGCGCCACAGCTCGCGGCGCGACTGAGGGTCAACGCCTACGCCCGGCTCGTCAAGCAGCAACAGGCGCGGCGATCCCAGCAGGGCACAGGCAATGCCCAGCTTCTGCTTCATACCACCAGAGAGCCTGCCCGCAAGGCGGTCGGTAAATGGGGCAAGGCTGGTGAAACCCAGCAGCTTTTCAAACACGCGGTCGCGCTCTGCCCCTTCCAGCCCTCGCAGACTGGCGTGCAGGCGCATATTGGCCATAACGGAAATATCTTCGTACAGGCCGAAACGTTGCGGCATGTAGCCAATGCTGTTGGGCTGGCTGCGCATGAGCTCGGTGGGGCTGTATCCAAAAAGGCTGGCCCGGCCCTCGCTTGGCGGCATGAGCCCGGCCATGATGCGCATGAGCGTGGTTTTGCCCGCAGCATCAGGCCCCACAAGCCCTGTGATGCGGCCAGCGGGAATAACGGCGTTGACGCCGTCCAGAGCGGTTACGGCCTCGCGCCCTTTGCCAAAGCGCATGACCAGCCCCTCGAGGCAGACGGCCTGACCATCGGCAACGCACGAGGTCATGGCGCGGAAGCGTCCTGTAAAATAATGGTCACGGGCATGCCCTGCCGCATGACGTTATCGGGATCTTCTGCCTGCACGCGCAGGCGATAGACCAGAGCCGTGCGCACCTCGCGGGTTTCAACTGTCTTGGGCGTAAATTCTGCCGTGGGCGAAATAAAGCCCACCGTGCCGGAAAAATTTTTTCCGGGTGCGGCATCCACCTGAACTTTTACATTCATGCCGGGTTTGACGCGCCCAAGATTGGGTTCGTCCACATAGGCCCGCAACCACAGGGGATCGGTGAGCGTGAGCGTGTACACGGTCTGCCCCGCCTGCACAATGGCCCCGGCCTCACGAGCGCGTGTAAGCACTATGCCCTTTTGCGGAGCCACCAGGGTTGCGTCGTGCAGCTGGATTTCCGCATGGTTGAAGGCAGCCTCTGCGGCGGCCACAGCGGCTTTCTGCGCCTGCACTTCTTCTTCGCGGTAACCGGCAAGCAGCATGTCGAGCTGGTCCTGATTGGAACGCAGCTTGGAACTGGCCTCGGTATACTGGGCGCGGGCGTTGTCCAGATCTTTTTGCGAGATGGCGTTGGTGGCGCGCATGGCGGCCACACGGTTCAGATTGATCTGCGCGTTTTCGGCCAGCGCTGCAGAGCCGCTCACCGCGGCGCGTGCCTGGGCGATTTCCTCCACCCGATAGCCGCGCTCAAGCCGTATCAGTGAGGCCCGCTGTTTTTCAAGCTCTGCGGCGGCCTGATCCCGCTGCTGGGTAAGCAGATCGTTGTCCAGCAGGGCGAGAGGCTGGCCGGGGGCAACGATATCGCCCTCGTCCACCAGCACCTTTGCGATGCGCCCGTTGACACGAAAGCCCAGATCAACCTGCCTGATATCGACGTTGCCGTAGAGCACAAGGCGGTCGCCGTTATGACCAACCCACCACTGCCACAAAAGAACCACAGCCAGCACCACAGCCAGAGCCGCGCCAATGCCAATAACCTTACGGGGTACAGCCATATTCCTCCCTGCGTGCAATCGCCGCAAGCGGTTGCCGCACCTCACAGTTTTCAGCCAGGGGCGTGCGCCCCCATGCGAACCAGAATAGCCAGTGGCGGCAGCCTTGTCCATGCCGCGCATCACATATGAACCAACTGTTGATGCAATAGTTGATTTCCCCGGTCTTGTGGTGCAAGCAGGTGTTGTTGGCAACAAAGCCACATATTCAACCCTGTAGGGGGCGACATGACAGAGCATTTGCCTAGATTCCGGGTGACATGTCTGACCGCGGCCATCTGTCTGCTTGCGGCGCTGGCTTTCCCACCACACGGCGTTGCCGCACAACAGGCAGGAACCTTTCCCGACGCCGCCACGGTGGAAAACATCGCAGCGCAGGGCTATGTGTACGGACTGCCCACCGTGATGCACTATGCCATTACCTATGAATATTCCATAGACACCACATCGCCACAGTACAAAGCCCCGTTCAATCACCTGCTCAACGGAGCACGGGTTTTTACCTACAAGGATACGGTGGTCATAACGCCCAACAGTGACACCCCCTACTCCTTTGCCTGCCTTGACCTGCGGGCCGAGCCGGTGGAGATCAGCGTACCGCCTGTGACCGACGGGCGCTATTTCAGCGTGCAGCTGGTGGACGCAAACACCTACAACTTTGGCTACATCGGCAGCAGAACCACGGGCAATAAAGGCGGAAGCTACATGATAGTGGCCCCGGAATGGCAAGGCACCGCCCCTGCGGGCATGGCCGTATTCCGCTCCAGCACGCAGTTTGCCCTGGCGCTGTTCCGCACCCAGCTTTTCAGCCCCGCAGATATTGAAAACGTCAAAAAATTCCAGACAGGCTATGCAGTGCAGACGCGTTCGGCCTATCTGGGGCAAACCCCGCCCCCGGCCCTGCCCATACCACTCTTCCCCAACATTGGGCAGAATTTTGTGAAACCGGAATTTTTTGACTATCTGGCCTTTGCCATGCAGTTTGCCCCAGCCGCGCCGGAAGAAAAAACTATCCGCGCCCAGCTTGCCAGCATTGGAGTGGTGTCAGGCAAGCGTTTTGACTTTACCGCCCTGCCCAAGGATTGTCAGGAGGCGCTGCTGCGCGGGCTCAAAAAAGGCGAAGCCATGGTTGACGCCTCTATCAACGGCCCCGGCATACGTGTTAACGGCTGGAAAGTAAGCTCGCCCTTTGGCAACCGAGAATACTTCAACGGCAACTGGCTGAAACGGGCTGGCGGTGCCAAGGCGGGCATTTACGGCAACGATGCGGAAGAAGCCGTGTACCCCATGACAAGAACACTGGCCGACGGTACGCCCCTCGACGGCAGCAGGCACAAATACCGCATCACCATTCCCGCAGGGCAGTACCCCCCGGCCAGGGCGTTCTGGTCGGTGACCATGTACGACGGCAAAACCCAGCTGCTCATCAAGAACCCCATTGACCGCTACCTCATCAATTCTCCCATGCTGCCGGACATGAAGAAAAACGCCGATGGTTCACTCACTATCCTGATCCAGCGCGATTCGCCCGGCAAAAAGTATGAAAGCAACTGGCTGCCCGCGCCCGACGGCCCCATCTTTCTGGTGATGCGCCTGTACTGGCCCGAAACGCAGGGCATGTCGGTGCTGCCCCTGGGCAAGGGCACATGGCAGCCACCCCGGGTGGAACTGAACGATTAGACGCGCAACCACGCGCAAGGGACCAGCATGTTTTTTTATAGAACACGCCGCTTGTCCACGGCTGTGATTACGGCAGTGGTGATAAACCTGTTCATGGTTCTGGGCTTTGCGTCGCAAGGGGCGCAGGCTCAGGACTATGGCTGGTTTTTGCTTGATTTGCCCGCAGGCTGGCAGGCAGAAGCCCCGGCAGACATGGGCGGAACGTGGATTTTATCGTTGAGCGGGCCGGATGAAGCCGTACACGCGCGCATATTGGTGGGCAAAACGGCAGGCCCGCCAGACGCGGCCGATGTGGCCGCCCTGCTGCGAGCGGCAGCCGGTGTGCGCGAGCCGGTGCGGCGGGCTGACAACCAGTATGTTTTCAGAGGCAAGGACGCCCTTGGTGTGGAAACTGCCGGAACTGTGGGGGCAGACCCGCAGGCAGGCCTGTATATGGCGGTTTTGTGCAGCGGCGAGGTTGAGCAGGCAGAAGATATGCTGGCTGCGCTACGTGGCGGCACCAACCCGGCCATGCTGCCCCAGCGCCACGTGGTGCGCGGCAGCCTTGAGCCGCGCTTTATACCTGCGGCTCCGTAGGCATTGGTTTACTGCTGCAACACAGGCTTGCGGCTGCGCTGTATGGGCTTGCCCAGCCCCATGGATTCGGTGGCGCGCAGCACTTCCGCCGCTCTGGCATCGTCGCCGCGCAGCAGCACAAGCACCACATACAGTTTGCCGGAACGCTCCATCTTGGTGCGCATGCCCCGGCCCTCCAACCGCTGGCGCAGGGAATCCACGGAATCCGCATCCTTGAATGCACCCACCTGAAACACATAGTCGAAGAGCCCCGACACCTGCGGTGCCTTGACTATTCCCGAAGGCTGGGCTGCGCTCTGACCCTGCGCGCCTGCATTTGCGCCCTGGGGCACACCGGCCTGCACAACACCCGCAGGCTTTGGCTGCACGGGAGTCATGGGCGGCATGGGTTTGAGAGGCGCATCGCCCGTGGCGGCATCGTTGCGCAGCACCCGTGAAAAACGCAGTTCTTCCGCTGCCAGAACTTTCTGCCGGGGTTCTGCGCCTTCTTCGCCTGCTTTTGCTGCGGGGCCGCCGGGGTTGGGACCATCGTCATCCATTGCAGTGGCGGGTGAAACCGCACCGCTGGCAGGCGCCGCCTGTTTGGCGGCCACCGGTTGCGGATGCGCCTTCCAGTAGGCTCTGCCGCTCATGACGCCGCCAAGGTATGCCAGCACCACCGCCGCCACCACAAGAAAAACTGCCGCCAGCAGGGATGAAGGGCGCAGGCACAGACATTTTTTTTCAGTTGCCTGATCCGATGAATTCTGACGGCTCTGTGGAGGCATGTAATCTCCTGATGCTGGGGTTTGTTGCTCAAAAGTCGCAGCAGGGCTGCAAGGCCGTTGGCGGTGGCAACCATACCAATGCATGCGGCAGGCGTAAAGTGTCCCTCTTCTCCTTGCCTTCTGGCATGCGAATGCCCGCAACAGGCGGTCTGGCCGCTTGCGGGGCAGCCCCGCGCTCTGCTATTATGACTCCAAGCAAAAAAATATGGAGTAATGCCATGACCAAGGCCCTATGGTTTTTTCGCATATATGTGGTCATCTGTCTTGTGCTGGCTGGGCTTTCTGGCAATGCCGCATTGGCAGCGCATATTGCCAAACCCGGTCCCGAGCCACAGATTCTGTCCCTCGTCAACGCCACTGGTGAAGACGTGCTGAGCATGGGCTTTCAGACTGGCCGCAACATGCACTTTGTGCGGCTCGACATGCCTCCTGGAGGCAAGGACGATATTGAAAACCCGGGCGCGCTCACAAACCTGCGCATTGACACGGGCCTCGCCCTGTGGCTGTTCAAGGATGTGCCCCTGAACAAGGCGCAGACCATGACCCTGCGCATGGGCGACAAGCCCGTGATTGAACTGGCCGCGCCCAAGGCCGAGCCCCAGCGCCTCTCGGGCGAGGTGCAGAGCCTGCTGCCCGGTCCCGATGCGGGCCCGGTGTGCGCCCTTGACCGTTTTCGCCCCGGCATGCCCATGAAGGACGTGTGCGCCCTGCTGAGCGCCACCCCGCAACGCGACGACAACGATGCCGTGCTTGCCAGCCTTGGCTTTGCGGGCATGGTATGGGCAGCGCGCCTGGAACCTGCCCAGCCCGAAGGCAAGCCCGCCAGCAAGGCCGCTCAGGTACTCGACCACATGGAGCTGCGCCGCAAGCTTGACCACGAAACCGTCGACAAGCTGATGCAGGCCCTCTACGACCAGAAGTACAGCCCCTGGCAGGCAGAGCTACCCGGTCTGGACATCAACTTTACCCAGATGCCCTCCATGGATCTGGCCAAGCAGAAGGATATGCTACGTCAGGTGCTGGAGTATTTTCTGGCTGCTGGCAAGGGCGAGGCCACAATCATGCTGGCTCCCACAGACATACTGCCCAAGCTGGCCGATGCGGACGCGCCCAACGGCGATGTGCAGTTGTTTACCATAACCCTGCGCCCCACTTCAAAAAATATTGTGGTGGATGTGGCCGCCTACCGCGAGAGTGAAGAATCACACTAGAAACCTGATTTCGAGCTCCCAGACAAGGACACAAAAAAGGCATCCCCGGCCAAACCGGGGATGCCTTTTAACTTTACCGTCAAAGGTGGTGGGACTAGCCCAGCCGACCTTCCTTCTTGGCGGCGCGCATGCTGCGCAGCCAGTTGTACCAGCCTTCAAGGCCATCGCCCTTGCGGCAGGACACTTCAAAAATATCAAGATCCTTGTTGAGCTTGGTGGCAAAATTGCGGGCGCGCGCAAGGTCAAAATCCACATAGGGCAGCAGATCTGTCTTGTTGAGCACAAGCGCCCTGGCAAGGTTGAACAGCAGGGGGTATTTTTCCGGTTTGTCGTCGCCCTCGGCTACGCTCAGCAGGGCCACCTTGGCGTCTTCGCCGCAGTCGAATTCCACGGGGCACACAAGGTTGCCCACGTTTTCGATAAAAAGAATATCCACGCCGGTGAGGTCGAGGCTCTCCAGCGAGGTAAGGATCATATTGCTGTCGAGGTGGCAGCCGCCGTCGGTATTGATCTGCACGGCCTGCGCGCCGGTGGCGGCAACGCGGCGGGCGTCGTTGTCTGTCTGCAGGTCGCCTTCCACCACGGCCATGCGAAATTCGCCAGCCAGGTCGCTCAGGGTGCGTTCAAGCAATGTGGTTTTGCCAGCGCCGGGCGAACTGATGAGATTCAGGGCCAGTATGCCTTTTTCAGAAAGCAGCCGCCGCACATGCACGGCCATTTTTTCGTTTGCTTCCAATACATTACGAACCACAGGAAT harbors:
- a CDS encoding ATP-binding cassette domain-containing protein; this translates as MTSCVADGQAVCLEGLVMRFGKGREAVTALDGVNAVIPAGRITGLVGPDAAGKTTLMRIMAGLMPPSEGRASLFGYSPTELMRSQPNSIGYMPQRFGLYEDISVMANMRLHASLRGLEGAERDRVFEKLLGFTSLAPFTDRLAGRLSGGMKQKLGIACALLGSPRLLLLDEPGVGVDPQSRRELWRMVQDLSQDGMTVVWSTAYLDEAERCPGVIMLDNGRVLFEGPPQELTAGAEGRVFLLRADAGTHKKELALWTMRPGIEDALIQGSRIRLVLAADAPESLRRGVLEKGGEQVAPRLEDAYMSAVGGINQSPSPYGKLHVAHNGGAGDNATAAQAASAAPTSSVSSSTTSSPVYSISARNLTKQFGAFVAARDISFDVRPGEIFGLLGPNGAGKSTTFRMLCGLSRPTAGTCAVDGVDLLRAGSEARSRLGYMAQKFSLYPDIPVRENITIFAELYGLSRERRDVLLPGLAEALELQPYLRSRTGSLPLGQKQRLALLCATLHEPPVLFLDEPTSGVDARTRRDFWKHISAMTTAGAAVLVTTHFMEEAEYCDRIALIYRGAMISMGTPDELKASCTEVEDPTLEEAFIASIEKYDREHPQ
- a CDS encoding ABC transporter permease: MARLTLPRLNLRRMATIVRKELLVLLCNKVSRMLIIVPPLMQIVIFGWAATMEVRNVDVAVLNHDSGNWSREVVRRLQGSHTFRSVTFLNGEADIRPTIERQQALFVVVFDEEFSRRIDAGTPAQMQVILDGRRSNAAQIASYYLETIVRGIGESTVMGQAALGAAASAPRLDVRVRCWFNPNLEFQWFFLPNLIGMLSFMLGLVVTGLSVAREREVGTFDQLLVSPATPTEIALAKLIPGCLVGLVHGTIFLLISVFGFGVPFTGSLVLLYVAMLVFAMASGGIGLMVSSLSATQQQAFLGAFTVGVPCILISGAVTPVINMPPFLQYASQLNPMRHFTAIVQGVFLKDITVAAAAVNLGKIACISMVAVGVAVWMFKRKA
- the hlyD gene encoding secretion protein HlyD → MAVPRKVIGIGAALAVVLAVVLLWQWWVGHNGDRLVLYGNVDIRQVDLGFRVNGRIAKVLVDEGDIVAPGQPLALLDNDLLTQQRDQAAAELEKQRASLIRLERGYRVEEIAQARAAVSGSAALAENAQINLNRVAAMRATNAISQKDLDNARAQYTEASSKLRSNQDQLDMLLAGYREEEVQAQKAAVAAAEAAFNHAEIQLHDATLVAPQKGIVLTRAREAGAIVQAGQTVYTLTLTDPLWLRAYVDEPNLGRVKPGMNVKVQVDAAPGKNFSGTVGFISPTAEFTPKTVETREVRTALVYRLRVQAEDPDNVMRQGMPVTIILQDASAP
- a CDS encoding DUF1254 domain-containing protein, with the protein product MTEHLPRFRVTCLTAAICLLAALAFPPHGVAAQQAGTFPDAATVENIAAQGYVYGLPTVMHYAITYEYSIDTTSPQYKAPFNHLLNGARVFTYKDTVVITPNSDTPYSFACLDLRAEPVEISVPPVTDGRYFSVQLVDANTYNFGYIGSRTTGNKGGSYMIVAPEWQGTAPAGMAVFRSSTQFALALFRTQLFSPADIENVKKFQTGYAVQTRSAYLGQTPPPALPIPLFPNIGQNFVKPEFFDYLAFAMQFAPAAPEEKTIRAQLASIGVVSGKRFDFTALPKDCQEALLRGLKKGEAMVDASINGPGIRVNGWKVSSPFGNREYFNGNWLKRAGGAKAGIYGNDAEEAVYPMTRTLADGTPLDGSRHKYRITIPAGQYPPARAFWSVTMYDGKTQLLIKNPIDRYLINSPMLPDMKKNADGSLTILIQRDSPGKKYESNWLPAPDGPIFLVMRLYWPETQGMSVLPLGKGTWQPPRVELND
- a CDS encoding peptidoglycan glycosyltransferase; its protein translation is MTKALWFFRIYVVICLVLAGLSGNAALAAHIAKPGPEPQILSLVNATGEDVLSMGFQTGRNMHFVRLDMPPGGKDDIENPGALTNLRIDTGLALWLFKDVPLNKAQTMTLRMGDKPVIELAAPKAEPQRLSGEVQSLLPGPDAGPVCALDRFRPGMPMKDVCALLSATPQRDDNDAVLASLGFAGMVWAARLEPAQPEGKPASKAAQVLDHMELRRKLDHETVDKLMQALYDQKYSPWQAELPGLDINFTQMPSMDLAKQKDMLRQVLEYFLAAGKGEATIMLAPTDILPKLADADAPNGDVQLFTITLRPTSKNIVVDVAAYRESEESH
- the hypB gene encoding hydrogenase nickel incorporation protein HypB; amino-acid sequence: MQIPVVRNVLEANEKMAVHVRRLLSEKGILALNLISSPGAGKTTLLERTLSDLAGEFRMAVVEGDLQTDNDARRVAATGAQAVQINTDGGCHLDSNMILTSLESLDLTGVDILFIENVGNLVCPVEFDCGEDAKVALLSVAEGDDKPEKYPLLFNLARALVLNKTDLLPYVDFDLARARNFATKLNKDLDIFEVSCRKGDGLEGWYNWLRSMRAAKKEGRLG
- a CDS encoding ABC transporter permease; the encoded protein is MQRSIWIRQLFALVGKEFQQIVRDPSSYLVAGVLPFIFLLLFGYGITLDAGVLRLAVLDQSGGRHSLSLAADFAHSPWFATRPVGTMAEAGRMMRDSAVQGILVIQQDFDEQLARGSAGSVQILVDGSEPNTAQYIQNYSQGLIMSWQRTALPGGNAAALPINIQPRFWYNPAAKSVQFLVPGAITVIMTLIGTLLTSLVFAREWERGTMEAMFATPVSRMQLLLGKLIPYFCMGMFSMALCAVAAVTLFAVPFRGSLWVLVLLSSVFMLSALGQGLLISVTLRGQLVAAEAGLFSGFLPALLLSGFVFDINSMPPVLQALTRLLPASYFNTCLRTIFLTGDVWAVFGPSLLFMGLLASVLLGLVYRNLVKRLDA
- a CDS encoding SPOR domain-containing protein produces the protein MPPQSRQNSSDQATEKKCLCLRPSSLLAAVFLVVAAVVLAYLGGVMSGRAYWKAHPQPVAAKQAAPASGAVSPATAMDDDGPNPGGPAAKAGEEGAEPRQKVLAAEELRFSRVLRNDAATGDAPLKPMPPMTPVQPKPAGVVQAGVPQGANAGAQGQSAAQPSGIVKAPQVSGLFDYVFQVGAFKDADSVDSLRQRLEGRGMRTKMERSGKLYVVLVLLRGDDARAAEVLRATESMGLGKPIQRSRKPVLQQ